The segment TCATTGGGCGCGGCATTTGTGGCGTACTTCTTCCCCCGCATTGCCGTGTATGACGATGTGGACGGCTGGAACCGAATTCCGTACCTCGGCCCGGCCGAGTTTTACAATGATTTCTGCTCTTTCAACACTGAGATCACCGTTCCGAAGAACTTTGTGGTGTGGGCCACCGGTGATCTGAAGAACGCCTCGGAAGTGCTCTCCAGGAAACATGCCAAGCGCCTGGCAGAGGCCGAGAAGAAGGATGCCATAGTCGCCATAATTGACCAAAAAGACCTGAAGCGCCAAGACATCACCGCCCAGAATGCCCGCAACACCTGGAAATTCTCGGCCGAAAACGTGGTGGATTTCGCCTTCGCCACCTCTGACCATTACCTCTGGAACTCCTCTAGCCTGGTAGTAGACCCTAAAACCAAACGCCGAACCCGCGTAGATGTGGCCTACAATCCGGTACACCACGATTTTGAGGAGGTGATTCACTTCTCGCGCAAAACCGTTGAAGCCATGAGCTACACTTTTCCGAAGTGGCCTTTCCCCTACTCCCATGAAACCGTGTTTGATGGACTAGACCAGATGGAATACCCTATGATGGTGAACGACAATCCCGTGAAAACCCGCGAAGACGCCATCACCCTTACGGATCACGAAATCTTCCACACCATGTTCCCCTTCTACATGGGCACAAATGAAACCAAGTACGGCTGGATGGATGAAGGCTGGGCCACCTTGGGCGAATGGATCATCTCCTCTATCATTGAACCTAAACTGGAAGATGACTACGGCGTGGCTCCGTACGCCCAAATGGCTGCTACTGAGGCCGACATGCCCATCATGACGTTGACCACCCAACAGAACGGGGCTCCTTTCTTCCTGAACTCCTATCCTAAACCGGCACTTGGGTACCTGTATGTGAAACAGATGCTGGGCGATGAACTGTTCACGAAGGCACTGCACCACTACATTGCCCAATGGAATGGAAAACACCCCTTGCCTTGGGACTTCTTCAATGCCATGAACGCGGGTGCGGGTCGAAACCTGAACTGGTTTTGGAAACGCTGGTTCTTTGACGAAGGATACCCAGATCTGGCTATTACCAACGTGCAGCAACAGGCCGGTCAGTACCAGATTACCGTACAGGCCAAAGGCTCCAAACCCGTTCCGGTAGAATTGGTGGTTACTTACGCTGATAATACCACGTCTACAATTCACCGCAATGTGTCTGTTTGGGAGACAGGCAACACATCTGTGCAGGTTGATTTCAAGCCAACCAAAGCCGTGAAGAAATTTGAGCTGAAAGGCACCTATGTTCCTGATTCTAACCCTAAAGACAATGTGTATGTGGTGAAGTAATCTACTAGGTTTCTAAAAAGGAAAGCCGCGGAAAGAGACTTGAAGTTCTCTTTCCGCGGCTTTCCTTTATAAAGGTGTTTCCCTAATAATATCTGAGCAAAACAATTAATGTCCTTTTGCCATCCGGTCTTTTTCCTGGTAGAGCTTCCACCAAGGTAAATAAGGCTTATCATGGTGTTCATAGTGGTACCCAAAAAAATAACAGCTTATAAAAGCCCATAAGTGGTTGCGGCCTTGGGTGGAGGATTTATGCTTATTCGTATGTTCGTGCTCTCCCCGGTGCGGCAGATACGTCCCGAAATAGAACAACTGAAACGTCGCCAGTACTGATGGTACCATCCAGAATAGAATGATATTCTCAACAGGGAACCAGAGTTGTAGCAGGTGGTAGGTACCAGCCATCAGCAGTACTTGCACAATCGTGATGTATTGCCGGGCGAAGCTGAAGAACCACAGGAAGAAGTTTCCGCCGTGGTAATCTGGATCTTGGTCAGTAGCTACGTGCCGGTGGTGGAGGTGGTGTTTTGGAAAAAGCCTACCGTAGTAGTTGTATGCAAATAAGCCAGCACAGAGGGTCCCAATAAAAGTGTTCAGCCTTTTGTTACCCGGAGCTACTACGCCGTGCATAGCATCATGGGCTGTTATGAAAAGGCCAGTGTACAGATGCGTCATCACCAGCACCGCCAGATAGGTAAATGGCGACTTGAAAGAAACATCCCAATGTAGCAAAAACCACAGCACACTTCCCCATGCCACCAAAATGGTGCAGGCAATCAGAATTCCGGTATGTTTTTGCAAAAGAAGCTTCAAAACAATAAGACTCAGATTTACCCTCTATTTACGAAGGTACTACTCTTTTGGTAAGGTGAGATAAGCTGGTACCCTTTCTAGGATAGCTTTAGAGGTCCGTTTATGGCAGTACTCCAAGGTGAAATTCGACTTATTTCAAAAAACCAGACCTAAAACCTAATGACTAAAATGCCAACATGGCATTTCGGACTTCTTCCATCAGCCACATGGGCGTTGAGGTAGCGCCACAGATGCCAATGGTATCTCCTTCGTCAAACCACTCCGGGTTAAGCTCTTCTACTTTTGAAACAAAGTAAGTATTGGGGTTGGTGTCTTTGCATACCTGGTACAACACCCGCCCATTAGAGGACTTAGTCCCTGAAACAAACACAATCTTGTCAAATTGCTGGGAAAAGCGTCTTAACTCCTTATCACGGTTTGAAACTTGCCGGCAGATGGTGTCATTGGCTGCTACAGAATACCCCCGGGTTTCCAGTTCGTTTTTGATGCGGTAAAAGTTATCGGTGCTTTTGGTGGTCTGGCTGTAGAGGGTAATGTTCTGGGGCAACTCGTGTCGAAGCAACTCCTCCAGGTTCTCAAACACCACGGCCTCATTGTTGGTCTGACCAAGCAAACCTAATACCTCAGCATGACCGTGCTTTCCGTAAATGAAAATCTGGTCTTTCTTGTCAAAGGAAGTTTTGATACGATTCTGCAACTTCAGGACCACCGGGCACGAGGCATCTACCAGGGTGAGGTTGTTTTGCAGAGCAGTCTGGTAGGTAGAAGGCGGCTCGCCGTGTGCCCTTATGAGTACACATTCATCGCGAAGGGTATTTAGGGTATCATAGTTGATGATTCGCAGACCCTTTTTCTGAAGCCGTTCTACTTCTACATCGTTGTGCACGATGTCTCCCAGGCAATACAGGTAACCTTGTTCCTCCAACAGGTCCTCGGCCATCTGAATGGCATAGATGACCCCGAAGCAAAAGCCTGAACTTGAATCTATTTGTACCTGTAGCTGACGCATAATTACTAAACAAGTTTACTTACCAGTTTGTTTGTGCGTACTTCCGTTTTTTGCCGTCAATTCCTTTTTAACAGTGTTATTCTTAAAGGAAGAACACATGCTAAAAATAAGGCTAGAGGCTCTTTAGGAGACAATATATACTCTTGAAAGTCTCCAAGTATTAAAAGTTACCACTGCAGTAACCTTAATAAAAAGCAGTTCTGAATTTTAAAGAACGATGTTGAGCAAGAAGATGGTTTCTCAGGCTAAACCCAGAATCCAACCAGAATGTGAATCAGCTTAATAAGGCAAAGCGCCTTAGTCTATAAGTTCAATTTGGCAATCTGTTGCTGTTCCTGTTGGGTAAGTAACTCTTTCCGCAGCAGGAAGTCGCGCATGATCTTAACTGTTTCAGGAGAGATGCCAGACCGTGGATGCCGTAAAATAGCGGCCATAAAAATCTTTTTGTCCTCCTCCAGGTGGCTGCTCATGTTCAGGTACCTAGGAATATAGTTTTCTATGGAAAACCGCAGGAACCGAACCTCAGGATCTTGTTTGTCCAAAGCCACAGCATCTTCAAATAATTGCGAAGATTGCCGCAGGTATTTCAGCTTAGCATAAGGGCTCCAGACATGCTTTGCCATAATTGCATGAGAAACAGCTTTATAGCCTAATTTCAGGGGATCCTTTCCCTGATATTTTTCCATCAAAGACAAGAACTTCTGGGCTATTTCTTCACTTTTGGTAGCGGTTTGGTAGTAGTTTAGTAAAGAGGCATGCGAGTAAGGATCTGATTTCTGTGGAGTGATCATCAGAAAAAAGCACAAGTACAACAGGGAAGCGAGTAACTGCATCAGATAGTGTTAAGCTGGTATCTAATATACGAACTTAGCAGCAAAGCGAACTTCGTATTGTCAGGCACTCTTACGCGTTCTGCCATTATTTGGGCGGCAGGAAGCTGCTTAATTTTTTTGAACAGCTTTAGATAATAGATGTATGCCAGATAAACGCCCAACCGCGCGCCCTTCGGCAACGCGAGAATACCCTTATAGGCATCATCAAAATCTTGCTGTATATTGGCTTCTATTTCTTCCTTGTCCTGGTTGCAGAAAGACCTGAAATCTACCTGGGGGAAATACACGCGCCCACGGTCCTGGAAGTCACTTCTGATGTCACGCAGGAAATTTACTTTCTGGAACGCTGCCCCCAGAGAACAGGCCGAGGACTTAAGACGGTCAAACATTTCATGGTCACCTTCGCAGAACACACGCAGGCACATGAGGCCCACTACTTCGGCAGAGCCGTAAATGTATTCTTCATAAAGGTCACAGTTATATTTTTGGTCCAGGAGGTCCATTTCCATGCTGTGCAGGAAAGCATCAATAAACTCCGGATCAATATTATACTTGTTCACCACCATCTGGAAGGAGTGCAACACCGGGTTCAAGCTGATTCTTTCTTCCAACGCTTGGTACGTCTCCTGCCGAAACCGCTCCAAAAGGACGGCGCGATCATGAGAATGGAATGTGTCTACAATCTCATCGGCGAACCGGACAAACCCGTAAATGGCATAGATAGGATCATGAAACCGCGGATGCAAAGTTTTGATACCTAACGTAAAAGAGGTGCTGTAGCGCTGCGTGATAAGTTTGCTACATTCCAGCGTGGTGTTATCAAAAAGGGTCATGTGCGCTGGTATCATTGTCATAGCGTTAGGGTGGTTTCCTGTGGGGCAAAGTCTTTGATGACCTCAGAAGCGACTACCTGTCCTGAAATAAGGGAGGGGGGCACTCCCGGACCTGGAACCGTTAATTGCCCGGTGTAAAACAGGTTTTTAACTTTCTTGCTCTTCAGGCTGGGTTTGAGCACCGCAGTCTGCAGCAGGGTATTCGCTAAACCATAAGCATTGCCTTTGAAGGCGTGGTAGTCTTTCATGAAATCCTGGTGGGCATAGGTTCTTTTGTAGAGGACGTGGTTTCTTACTTCCTGCCCCGTAATTTTCTCCAGACGCTCTATCACCATCTTGTAGTAATGTTCCCGCACCTCAGGGGTATCCTGCAAGTCTGGCGCCACCGGAATCAAAACAAACAGGTTCTCTTTGCCTTCCGGCGCTACCGAAGAGTCTGTTTGGGAAGGAACAGACACGTAAAACAGCGGTTTCTTAGGCCAGGCTGGTTGAGTATAGATTTCATGCGCGTGCGGGCCGAAGTCTTCGTCAAAAAATAAATTATGGTGCCGAAGCCCCTTCAGCTTTTTATCTAAGCCCAGGTAGAAGATAAGAGACGAGGGTGCCATGACACGGGAGTCCCAGTACTTATCAGTGTAACTGCGGTATTCCTCAGGTAGCAGTTTGGTTTCCAAGTGATGATAATCTGAGCCACCAATGACGACATCAGCGTCATATTGCCCTTTGGTGGTGACAACCCTAGTGATGCTGCCTTTTTGCATTTCCAGGCTCTCCACCTCCTCGCCTAACTTCATTTTTACACCTTGTTCCAGCGCCAGTGCTACCAACCCTTCCACTATCTTGTGCATGCCGCCCATTGGGTACCAGGTACCCAAGGCCATGTCTGCATAATTCATGAGGCTGTACAAGGCAGGGGTGTTCTGGGGCAGGGCTCCTAAAAACAGGATGGGAAACTCCATGAGCTGGATCAGCCGCGGGTGTTTGAAGTACTTACGCACATGCTTGTGCATGGACTGGAAAACATCTAGCCGCAGCACATCTACCAATAGCTTTATATCTATGAACTCTGAAAAGGAACGGCTTGGCTTGTACACCAGGTTATTGATGCCTACTTCATATTTGTAAGCCGCCTGCTTTAAAAAAGCCCGTAATTTTTCAGCAGAACCGGGTTCTAATGACTCAAACAGTGCCTCCAGCTGAGTCATGCCCGCAGGTAGTTCCATAGCGTCCTGTGGACCATACAGCACCTGATAGGAAGGGTCAAGCCGTTGTAGCTGGT is part of the Rufibacter tibetensis genome and harbors:
- a CDS encoding M1 family metallopeptidase; translation: MKPAKYLLSLALSVTYSLAIAQHQLPMPRNIAAAYQKGTRSLDGSPGKSYWQNTADYTIKIDFDPFSRKLAGTVDIDYTNNSPDTLKQIVFKLYPNYYQKGAPRANTIAPEDVSEGVKIEHFSVNQEAQDVRKLRIDATNLTLRVKPIPPKQKAKFYIAYNYILNAGSHMRTGQVDSLGAAFVAYFFPRIAVYDDVDGWNRIPYLGPAEFYNDFCSFNTEITVPKNFVVWATGDLKNASEVLSRKHAKRLAEAEKKDAIVAIIDQKDLKRQDITAQNARNTWKFSAENVVDFAFATSDHYLWNSSSLVVDPKTKRRTRVDVAYNPVHHDFEEVIHFSRKTVEAMSYTFPKWPFPYSHETVFDGLDQMEYPMMVNDNPVKTREDAITLTDHEIFHTMFPFYMGTNETKYGWMDEGWATLGEWIISSIIEPKLEDDYGVAPYAQMAATEADMPIMTLTTQQNGAPFFLNSYPKPALGYLYVKQMLGDELFTKALHHYIAQWNGKHPLPWDFFNAMNAGAGRNLNWFWKRWFFDEGYPDLAITNVQQQAGQYQITVQAKGSKPVPVELVVTYADNTTSTIHRNVSVWETGNTSVQVDFKPTKAVKKFELKGTYVPDSNPKDNVYVVK
- a CDS encoding fatty acid desaturase: MQKHTGILIACTILVAWGSVLWFLLHWDVSFKSPFTYLAVLVMTHLYTGLFITAHDAMHGVVAPGNKRLNTFIGTLCAGLFAYNYYGRLFPKHHLHHRHVATDQDPDYHGGNFFLWFFSFARQYITIVQVLLMAGTYHLLQLWFPVENIILFWMVPSVLATFQLFYFGTYLPHRGEHEHTNKHKSSTQGRNHLWAFISCYFFGYHYEHHDKPYLPWWKLYQEKDRMAKGH
- a CDS encoding 4-hydroxy-3-methylbut-2-enyl diphosphate reductase, producing MRQLQVQIDSSSGFCFGVIYAIQMAEDLLEEQGYLYCLGDIVHNDVEVERLQKKGLRIINYDTLNTLRDECVLIRAHGEPPSTYQTALQNNLTLVDASCPVVLKLQNRIKTSFDKKDQIFIYGKHGHAEVLGLLGQTNNEAVVFENLEELLRHELPQNITLYSQTTKSTDNFYRIKNELETRGYSVAANDTICRQVSNRDKELRRFSQQFDKIVFVSGTKSSNGRVLYQVCKDTNPNTYFVSKVEELNPEWFDEGDTIGICGATSTPMWLMEEVRNAMLAF
- a CDS encoding phytoene/squalene synthase family protein — translated: MTMIPAHMTLFDNTTLECSKLITQRYSTSFTLGIKTLHPRFHDPIYAIYGFVRFADEIVDTFHSHDRAVLLERFRQETYQALEERISLNPVLHSFQMVVNKYNIDPEFIDAFLHSMEMDLLDQKYNCDLYEEYIYGSAEVVGLMCLRVFCEGDHEMFDRLKSSACSLGAAFQKVNFLRDIRSDFQDRGRVYFPQVDFRSFCNQDKEEIEANIQQDFDDAYKGILALPKGARLGVYLAYIYYLKLFKKIKQLPAAQIMAERVRVPDNTKFALLLSSYIRYQLNTI
- a CDS encoding phytoene desaturase family protein, which encodes MHDLPRKKVIVIGAGFAGLAASASLAQAGYSVTLLEKNEVAGGRARVFHALGFTFDMGPSWYWMPDVFEQFFQKFGKTTADYYQLQRLDPSYQVLYGPQDAMELPAGMTQLEALFESLEPGSAEKLRAFLKQAAYKYEVGINNLVYKPSRSFSEFIDIKLLVDVLRLDVFQSMHKHVRKYFKHPRLIQLMEFPILFLGALPQNTPALYSLMNYADMALGTWYPMGGMHKIVEGLVALALEQGVKMKLGEEVESLEMQKGSITRVVTTKGQYDADVVIGGSDYHHLETKLLPEEYRSYTDKYWDSRVMAPSSLIFYLGLDKKLKGLRHHNLFFDEDFGPHAHEIYTQPAWPKKPLFYVSVPSQTDSSVAPEGKENLFVLIPVAPDLQDTPEVREHYYKMVIERLEKITGQEVRNHVLYKRTYAHQDFMKDYHAFKGNAYGLANTLLQTAVLKPSLKSKKVKNLFYTGQLTVPGPGVPPSLISGQVVASEVIKDFAPQETTLTL